One Nomascus leucogenys isolate Asia chromosome 22a, Asia_NLE_v1, whole genome shotgun sequence DNA segment encodes these proteins:
- the RPL37A gene encoding 60S ribosomal protein L37a, with the protein MAKRTKKVGIVGKYGTRYGASLRKMVKKIEISQHAKYTCSFCGKTKMKRRAVGIWHCGSCMKTVAGGAWTYNTTSAVTVKSAIRRLKELKDQ; encoded by the exons ATG GCCAAACGTACCAAGAAAGTCGGGATCGTCGGTAAATACGGGACCCGCTATGGGGCCTCCCTCCGGAAAATggtgaagaaaattgaaatcagcCAGCACGCCAAGTACACTTGCTCTTTCTGTGGCAAA ACCAAAATGAAGAGACGAGCTGTGGGGATCTGGCACTGTGGTTCCTGCATGAAGACAGTGGCTGGCGGTGCCTGGACGTACAA TACCACTTCCGCTGTCACGGTAAAGTCCGCCATCAGAAGACTGAAGGAGTTGAAAGACCAGTAG